A region from the Variovorax paradoxus genome encodes:
- a CDS encoding phosphatase PAP2 family protein encodes MQALDAALFALINASAAAPAWSIHFARFASDVLPVLLATAIIGAAALDRRLRYACFTALVSVLAVWIFVNVFRSAMPFQRPAFYGLGVQWAPQGARPGFPSLHAACTFAAAFSLWCLPWRAPMFAALAVAAVVGWSRVFLGLHFPLDVAAGVVLAALVSIVVERGVSRPLNLALRAFMRPRLRARRART; translated from the coding sequence ATGCAGGCCCTTGATGCCGCCCTGTTCGCGCTGATCAACGCCAGTGCCGCGGCGCCGGCGTGGAGCATTCATTTCGCGCGCTTTGCCTCCGATGTGCTGCCGGTCCTGCTGGCCACCGCGATCATCGGCGCGGCGGCGCTCGACCGGCGCCTGCGCTATGCCTGCTTCACCGCGCTGGTCAGCGTGCTGGCGGTCTGGATCTTCGTGAACGTGTTCCGCTCGGCCATGCCGTTCCAGCGGCCCGCCTTCTACGGGCTGGGCGTGCAGTGGGCGCCGCAGGGCGCACGGCCGGGTTTCCCGAGCCTGCATGCCGCGTGCACCTTCGCGGCGGCGTTTTCGCTCTGGTGCCTCCCATGGCGCGCGCCGATGTTCGCGGCGCTGGCGGTGGCCGCGGTGGTCGGATGGAGCCGCGTGTTCCTCGGGCTGCACTTTCCGCTCGACGTGGCTGCCGGGGTGGTGCTTGCCGCCCTGGTGTCGATCGTGGTGGAGCGCGGCGTCAGCCGGCCGCTGAACCTGGCGCTCAGGGCCTTCATGCGGCCCCGGCTCAGGGCGAGAAGGGCGCGAACCTGA
- a CDS encoding phosphoethanolamine transferase — MSFSRIEPAPARGVELRAAGAPQLASVRALWARIDLWLVRPRSAQRVVVWLAIYLAVAANWPLWNELARIGGAPSTYLPTSAAMAVLMVCATVALLSFTAWSRWMKPLWFAVVLLAAFVQHYMLEYRVVMDPTMIANVLQTDPNEARDLMSWRMAWHVLLVALLPALALWRARIMPMRFASKLWRNAALLLLAVALALVAAVSMNRQLAPLMRNNVHLRYMMNPVASLYSAGSVVIRPMFKRSRKLIPITAGTALGASYAGQARPPMFVLVVGETARADHFGLNGYARNTTPELAARGVLSWRDVHSCGTNTLASVPCMFSPLGKQGYESRSDDYENLVDVLQAAGLAVLWLDNQAGCKDVCTRVPNASAFDSLSPAQKSALCDGEECLDDVMLKGLDARIAALPAERRAKGVVLVMHQMGSHGPAYYKRSAPEVKRYLPECRTNALAECGHAELQNVYDNSIAQTDHFLGQTIDWLKAQSGQYDPGLLYVSDHGESLGEYGLFLHGVPYSFAPEAQKHVPMVTWFSPGISERRKLSRSCMEAELDAPLTHDNLYHTVLGLMDVSNPTYKPALDALASCRSKA; from the coding sequence ATGTCTTTTTCAAGAATCGAACCCGCGCCCGCGCGGGGCGTGGAGTTGCGGGCAGCCGGTGCGCCGCAGCTGGCGTCCGTGCGCGCTCTCTGGGCGCGCATCGATCTGTGGCTGGTGCGGCCCCGCTCGGCGCAGCGCGTGGTGGTGTGGCTCGCCATCTACCTTGCCGTGGCCGCCAACTGGCCGCTGTGGAACGAACTGGCGCGCATCGGCGGGGCACCCAGCACCTACCTGCCCACGAGCGCCGCCATGGCAGTGCTCATGGTGTGCGCCACGGTGGCGCTGCTGTCCTTCACGGCCTGGTCGCGCTGGATGAAGCCGTTGTGGTTCGCGGTGGTGCTGCTGGCGGCGTTCGTGCAGCACTACATGCTCGAGTACCGGGTGGTGATGGACCCGACCATGATCGCCAACGTGCTGCAGACCGACCCGAACGAGGCGCGCGACCTGATGAGCTGGCGCATGGCCTGGCACGTGCTGCTGGTGGCGCTGCTGCCGGCGCTGGCGCTCTGGCGCGCGCGCATCATGCCGATGCGCTTCGCCTCCAAGCTCTGGCGCAACGCGGCGCTGCTGCTGCTGGCGGTGGCGCTCGCCCTGGTGGCCGCGGTGTCGATGAACCGGCAGCTCGCGCCGCTGATGCGCAACAACGTCCACCTGCGCTACATGATGAACCCGGTCGCGAGCCTCTATTCGGCCGGCTCGGTGGTCATCAGGCCGATGTTCAAGCGCAGCCGCAAGCTGATTCCCATCACGGCCGGAACGGCGCTGGGCGCGAGCTATGCGGGCCAGGCGCGGCCGCCGATGTTCGTGCTGGTGGTGGGCGAGACGGCGCGCGCCGACCACTTCGGCCTCAACGGCTATGCGCGCAACACCACGCCCGAGCTGGCGGCGCGCGGCGTGCTGAGCTGGCGCGATGTGCATTCGTGCGGCACCAACACGCTTGCCTCGGTGCCGTGCATGTTCTCGCCGCTGGGCAAGCAGGGCTACGAGTCGCGCAGCGACGACTACGAGAACCTGGTCGACGTGCTGCAGGCCGCGGGGCTGGCGGTGCTGTGGCTCGACAACCAGGCCGGCTGCAAGGACGTGTGCACGCGCGTTCCCAACGCCTCCGCCTTCGACAGCCTGTCTCCCGCGCAGAAGAGCGCGCTGTGCGACGGCGAGGAATGCCTGGACGACGTCATGCTCAAGGGGCTGGACGCGCGCATTGCCGCACTGCCCGCCGAGCGCCGCGCCAAAGGCGTGGTGCTGGTCATGCACCAGATGGGCAGCCATGGGCCGGCCTACTACAAGCGCTCGGCGCCCGAGGTGAAGCGCTACCTGCCCGAGTGCAGGACCAATGCGCTGGCCGAATGCGGCCATGCGGAGCTGCAGAACGTCTACGACAACTCGATTGCGCAGACCGACCATTTCCTCGGCCAGACCATCGACTGGCTCAAGGCGCAATCGGGCCAGTACGATCCGGGGCTGCTCTACGTGAGCGACCATGGCGAGTCGCTCGGCGAATACGGCTTGTTTTTGCATGGCGTGCCCTACAGCTTTGCGCCCGAGGCGCAGAAGCACGTGCCCATGGTCACCTGGTTCAGCCCCGGCATCAGCGAGCGTCGCAAGCTGTCGCGCTCGTGCATGGAGGCGGAGCTCGACGCGCCGCTCACGCACGACAACCTCTACCACACGGTGCTGGGGCTGATGGACGTGAGCAACCCCACCTACAAGCCCGCGCTGGACGCGCTCGCGTCCTGCCGGAGCAAGGCCTGA
- a CDS encoding peroxidase-related enzyme: protein MADRYPLAELKDLPEDIRTAILAVQEKAGFVPNVFLALARRPAEWRAFFAYHDALMLKEEGSLTKGDREMIVTTTSAANQCLYCVVAHGALLRIYEKKPLVADQVAVNYRKADITPRQRAMLDFAMKVCERSHEVEDADFTALHAHGFDDEDIWDIASITAFFGLSNRLASFSGMQPNTEFFLMGRLPREKK from the coding sequence ATGGCCGACCGCTATCCCCTCGCCGAGCTCAAAGACCTGCCGGAAGACATCCGCACCGCCATCCTCGCGGTGCAGGAAAAAGCCGGCTTCGTGCCCAACGTGTTCCTCGCGCTGGCGCGCCGCCCGGCCGAGTGGCGCGCCTTCTTCGCCTACCACGACGCGCTGATGCTGAAGGAGGAAGGCTCGCTCACCAAGGGCGACCGCGAAATGATCGTCACCACCACCAGCGCGGCCAATCAGTGCCTCTACTGCGTGGTGGCGCACGGCGCGCTGCTGCGCATCTACGAGAAGAAGCCGCTGGTGGCCGACCAGGTGGCGGTGAACTACCGCAAGGCCGACATCACGCCGCGCCAGCGCGCCATGCTCGACTTTGCGATGAAGGTCTGCGAGCGCTCGCATGAAGTCGAGGACGCCGATTTCACCGCGCTGCACGCCCACGGCTTCGACGACGAGGACATCTGGGACATCGCCTCCATCACCGCCTTCTTCGGCCTGAGCAACCGCCTCGCAAGCTTCAGCGGCATGCAGCCGAACACCGAGTTCTTCCTGATGGGGCGGCTGCCCCGCGAGAAGAAATAG
- a CDS encoding HAD family hydrolase, with amino-acid sequence MQRRLILLTPLAAALVATGCASLAPSTSATLSPGHWDAFNRAQIEGLIASLGKASPGYSAARPPYVVFDWDNTSVFLDIEEASLIYQLENLVFGATPAQLEVALRKNIPKKDFLPAYNSAAGKPVNIDLLVPDIVASYTWLYQNYSGLKGSQPLAAVKLSPHYIAFTTKVRFLYEAIGDTFDHDTAYPWVTYLFVGMTEAQVRKLTAATVAWQLKEPVAKVKWTSPAALPGQAGVVSVSWKNGLRLQPEMQELYAAFRNAGFDVWVCSASFVDVIKEISSNPAFGYNNPPERVLAMELERDANGVIQPEYRRGYDQTQGPGKTKNIQRFLVSKYGYGPCFIAGDSEGDQNMMADFADTKKVLIVNRLRDPKTDIGKFSAMAVQNYGKPDTRYLLQGRDDNTGQWVASQLHTPLGAAQGKALK; translated from the coding sequence ATGCAACGTCGCCTGATTCTTCTCACGCCGCTCGCCGCCGCGCTCGTCGCCACGGGCTGCGCCAGCCTGGCCCCCTCTACGTCCGCGACGCTTTCGCCCGGGCACTGGGACGCCTTCAACCGCGCGCAGATCGAAGGCCTGATCGCCAGCCTCGGCAAGGCGAGCCCGGGCTACAGCGCCGCCCGGCCGCCCTACGTGGTCTTCGACTGGGACAACACCAGCGTGTTCCTCGACATCGAGGAAGCCTCGCTGATCTACCAGCTCGAGAACCTGGTGTTCGGTGCCACGCCAGCGCAGCTCGAAGTGGCGCTGCGCAAGAACATCCCGAAGAAAGACTTCCTGCCGGCGTACAACAGCGCGGCGGGCAAGCCCGTCAACATCGACCTGCTGGTGCCCGACATCGTGGCCAGCTACACCTGGCTCTACCAGAACTACAGCGGCCTCAAGGGCAGCCAGCCGCTGGCCGCGGTGAAGCTGAGCCCGCACTACATTGCCTTCACCACCAAGGTACGCTTTCTCTACGAAGCCATCGGCGACACCTTCGACCACGACACGGCCTACCCCTGGGTGACCTACCTCTTCGTCGGCATGACCGAAGCCCAGGTGCGCAAGCTCACGGCCGCGACCGTGGCCTGGCAGCTGAAGGAGCCCGTGGCCAAGGTGAAATGGACCTCGCCGGCCGCGCTGCCGGGCCAGGCGGGCGTGGTCTCGGTCAGCTGGAAGAACGGCCTGCGGCTGCAGCCCGAGATGCAGGAGCTGTATGCCGCCTTCCGCAACGCGGGCTTCGACGTGTGGGTGTGCTCGGCGTCCTTCGTCGATGTGATCAAGGAGATCTCGTCGAACCCGGCCTTCGGCTACAACAACCCGCCCGAGCGCGTTCTGGCCATGGAGCTGGAGCGCGACGCCAACGGCGTGATCCAGCCCGAGTACCGGCGCGGCTACGACCAGACGCAGGGCCCCGGCAAGACCAAGAACATCCAGCGCTTCCTGGTCAGCAAGTACGGCTACGGGCCCTGCTTCATTGCCGGCGACAGCGAGGGCGACCAGAACATGATGGCCGACTTCGCCGACACGAAGAAGGTGCTGATCGTGAACCGCCTGCGCGACCCGAAGACCGACATCGGCAAGTTCTCGGCCATGGCGGTGCAGAACTACGGCAAGCCCGACACCCGCTACCTGCTGCAGGGCCGCGACGACAACACCGGCCAGTGGGTGGCTTCGCAGCTGCACACTCCTTTGGGTGCTGCCCAGGGGAAAGCGCTGAAGTAG
- a CDS encoding phosphatase PAP2 family protein, with amino-acid sequence MMRVPNLPSPSNLRLGGLTLLALALLLAWDATGGDLALARLSGTPMGFPWRENAFLVHVMHEGAKDLSWLFVMALFAGIRWPLGILRRLPVRARAQLAFTVLLSVIAISLLKHASHTSCPWDLKEFGGVATHVSHWAWKVYDGGSGGCFPAGHASAAFAYAGGYFALRRVSPRAATVWLGVSLAAGLLLGLSQQLRGAHYMSHTLWTAWICWVVGFAIDLAAAPRASRSPAAEPAVVHAGP; translated from the coding sequence ATGATGCGTGTCCCGAATCTTCCCAGTCCCTCGAATCTCCGCCTGGGAGGCCTGACCCTCCTTGCATTGGCCCTGTTGCTGGCGTGGGACGCCACGGGGGGCGATCTCGCGCTGGCACGCCTGTCGGGCACCCCCATGGGTTTTCCGTGGCGCGAGAACGCCTTCCTGGTTCACGTGATGCACGAGGGCGCGAAGGATCTGAGCTGGCTGTTCGTGATGGCGCTGTTCGCCGGCATCCGCTGGCCGCTCGGCATCCTGCGGCGGCTGCCCGTCCGTGCGCGGGCGCAGCTGGCATTCACCGTGCTGCTCTCGGTCATCGCCATCAGCCTGCTCAAGCATGCGAGCCACACGAGCTGCCCCTGGGACCTTAAGGAGTTCGGCGGCGTGGCAACACACGTGTCGCATTGGGCGTGGAAGGTCTATGACGGCGGCTCGGGCGGGTGCTTCCCGGCGGGCCATGCCTCCGCGGCATTCGCCTACGCAGGCGGCTATTTCGCGCTGCGCCGGGTGTCGCCGCGCGCCGCCACCGTCTGGCTCGGCGTGTCCCTGGCCGCGGGGCTGCTGCTGGGCCTGTCGCAGCAATTGCGCGGCGCGCACTACATGAGCCATACGCTCTGGACCGCCTGGATCTGCTGGGTGGTGGGCTTTGCCATCGACCTGGCCGCCGCGCCTCGCGCCTCCCGATCGCCTGCAGCCGAACCTGCCGTCGTGCATGCAGGCCCTTGA